In the genome of Drosophila yakuba strain Tai18E2 chromosome 3R, Prin_Dyak_Tai18E2_2.1, whole genome shotgun sequence, one region contains:
- the LOC6535609 gene encoding ectopic P granules protein 5 homolog, with product MATLVKPKKQKSKRTGNRGPIQKEEEEEHAELSTSEEQRPSENVSLLEEFERVAALASSSSSEAIISHECCISSDVGEPLQDPETMEPTETEAQPSAPSAPPSTTGHIVLYPNLQPMQMSNAQVEEHSAKIVYRQAESPTGFTLARSHIKPLSAEELRRIYDCPDLELAKQFELEFLMNSLLESSEADPLYAAVMEYYELQGNITSNLHDVEKLCKGCTESQKQIWVRQPVTRTFSGTCGDGNVVQECVTYDVIKVDPIKLELVQTALTGLYDMVCHAYTNNSITAKITKVKVDQIINGLLAYPNLDDHSVLSLNYTQSGQALECVSQLRRAISILFSFVRRPSPNANFDKDLKEWLRKLIALQLLLATREDHWFLLFNILRCPNGVGSWAAQFLQLPGTRAVRRGSQQNELPLDLNSPELNHCMAVLQILLMPVKKRNEYLKSQAQAHRELSATTGSTDRWIVVDSDGEDSYTSAGECLGLKESDLIALLNQLPFEKIFTSALRIEKFLDDYILEPDMITAQQMLSVVVFLSQLVKTIGDGLLTYNNERYKQLAKRLGRLVQHTLQYVFDYNELFINNNLFKSSEMYERIQVELQALLVRACGYIYRTRNLGTWQYFSTLPFGTLDAEVIWHLFYYLNVGFPTDLANDLVSNAEAAFQAEDFWRKFDLANADVAPEDMYYLLQTFFEMANERNRSKDASLVKAICLHIFHIGYINQSTREICYKTARDMLANLVDEDLFGCLLVQLKMRYEEVDRAAYLFKALPLENWHPSMDSFEVLSNWLLHFDYQSSESHLARLIISHLNWGLDCEGRLFLPHNIHVRMAHLVNESLNKYAPEVIGASGISESVRQVSSLIDSTQSSREQFANWCWRMVSVLRLHLMDQGVESVKRTLQHPTEPLLFIPELERMDMIFQGVNENRPLALYVGMLVSLHGHSIPLICQHGFNLLQQLLLDHRHAATIRCLELIVPLFLESPETLANCESFQRLMTTLLNADRTYLKLAKDMVYANSIGPILELLDNMLHHQIISYTNYGLCSPLNFLNIWLNCFTTLPGWSQNSNLLYLLDRMLRISYQFPDCRAQAVEFFYNFYKDCTDWKSSPKGSALKAFFGGQSVSRIPLISPQNCWLTLVILEIEFRLVDTRIFPELLRQISGQPVEAALKKTISLNKTNSFPASQLVIFKYAQLLDSMDSTHALFPIVCQKFFELYLWRVPTGNESLNFSHNFGVSDKFYEYNVPLMKSIKSQLKSAESYYSALATKNASDDAMTHFYRNCCKLMQNCTLWLEDTQINRFTSDAEHLPAQYNSEKLRELLSGHVNHWTEFLCLASLRKEQRHQADQWGRKVMRLPNQKAPRTPVQPKPRQPPAQHIKSMLNSYEKMVENPVYVRVEPIKTPPIDGNIVTQIQKKMNTLNSTANNYHYKTSELNSLNLNYLERVPTLYSMIPYEDTRRKECTSLLFKRNCTAPALIKLTPEHIRINDVISRKQSQNRERHDKIIEDILMAMNVDSFAQAIEELGVCVGALMVAPLESTVTQIGVQVFYHIVDNLNEVTMKFKPTHDLYFQVLEKLGVYLQADQTTQGLKVLRLALKRPDLLELLAGVFVPSRTDADHFLPMYEFLIDSHLKHCDTQTLFVLFSKFDFLGWMETYQPKLSEINRLLLLVLQGLEAWSQPDSSLLQDLFRRHLVHIFGYDFPQHYGEVMQLVLDRTSDQKLMPLVILDLLNALFVRSNCPELSLEQSEVRVHELALDFARRQKLFTLKAATDTLLLLSRHFQKERLHHGLHGLYPKHKDYCQALVLWFTSFGHTLLASAICNYQELLADQISDIVFGSIVETYSPWLIPYTEETVSGVAHWIRQLTPGQSKVLLPWSEQHVTSCKPMIRSFVATILQVLQYLPSSNKILEHVFAWYVHHFAQSNTAGHVLAPIHEGLAQLPWERFLPPGQHVELLYDSLHKFLPESHAMLGHIFIRIEWNNWFAQMPQSLSILSRLFTTFVKIAFEPNIHMHPNTSKILEDAIHYPWHLVEYTELEQLLKWFVANVEPAIALKLPAESNYADRAVLELLRLACAMLPERSAQDAVVLGTAKRMLYTRSMVRMQRACGAKHQKLLVTKEGERAFSNAFLELLDSINGAISSCSEHRTMEEQRREALNLMLELVAPTQTQSQEVSNIHIKALVWWQQRCSPGNLVMCSTLPAIGHLNTYIASIYSLLETSIENYFRTSPESAPWHAPSWQGLLEALSMSLPKLDLMPIMQGSYFFSLHVFVVYKMEEIATNGDKVTFLQDLTQLLENLKTSPLTEPRMALVWGVIIARGCQIAQFNQQVKKPLHMLARHLQIASTKAEGWGDGLLGVIGLKSEIITNRRKVLTRCLACVIFSLFPANRDLRLPSEEYESALRELSMLLANKKFTDIKPLIVRAVSLLKETTFPDIRATPHMVCRLISIFYEESYLTTIPEVWDFAFKLIGT from the exons ATGGCCACGTTAGTGAAACCCAAAAAACAG AAGAGTAAGAGAACTGGCAATAGAGGGCCGAtccaaaaagaagaagaggaggaaCATGCTGAGTTATCAACAAGTGAAGAACAAAGACCTTCGGAGAATGTGTCTCTTCTGGAGGAATTCGAGCGAGTTGCGGCCTTGGCCAGCAGTTCCAGTAGCGAAGCAATCATAAGCCACGAGTGCTGCATCTCCAGCGATGTTGGAGAACCGCTGCAAGATCCAGAAACAATGGAACCCACAGAAACAGAGGCCCAACCCAGTGCCCCAAGTGCCCCGCCCTCGACGACCGGTCACATCGTTCTGTACCCAAATCTGCAGCCCATGCAAATGTCCAATGCGCAGGTGGAGGAACATTCCGCTAAGATTGTGTACCGACAGGCGGAGTCTCCAACGGGCTTCACTCTGGCCAGGAGTCACATTAAACCATTAAGTGCGGAGGAACTGCGGCGAATCTACGATTGCCCTGATCTGGAGTTGGCCAAGCAATTTGAGTTGGAATTCCTAATGAACTCATTGCTGGAGTCCAGCGAGGCAGATCCTCTGTATGCTGCTGTAATGGAATACTATGAACTGCAGGGAAATATAACCTCTAACCTGCACGATGTCGAGAAACTGTGCAAGGGTTGCACCGAGTCTCAAAAACAAATCTGGGTCCGCCAGCCAGTTACACGTACTTTCAGTGGAACCTGCGGCGATGGCAATGTGGTTCAGGAATGCGTCACCTACGA TGTGATAAAGGTGGATCCCATTAAACTAGAACTGGTCCAGACGGCTTTAACTGGCCTATATGACATGGTGTGCCACGCGTATACCAACAACTCAATTACAGCCAAGATAACCAAAGTAAAGGTAGACCAAATCATCAATGGTCTGCTGGCCTATCCCAATTTAGATGACCACTCGGTGCTTTCATTGAACTACACACAATCTGGACAGGCTCTGGAGTGTGTTTCCCAACTGAGGCGAGCCATATCCATACTTTTCAGCTTCGTTCGGAGACCCAGTCCAAATGCA AATTTCGACAAAGACCTCAAGGAATGGCTGCGCAAGCTGATTGCTCTGCAACTGTTGCTGGCTACAAGAGAGGATCACTGGTTCCTGCTATTCAACATCCTGCGGTGTCCCAATGGGGTCGGGTCCTGGGCCGCCCAATTCCTGCAATTGCCTGGAACGCGAGCAGTGCGCCGTGGCTCGCAACAGAACGAACTGCCACTAGACCTAAACTCTCCCGAACTTAACCACTGCATGGCTGTGCTACAGATTTTGCTGATGCCCGTGAAAAAGCGTAACGAATATCTTAAGAGTCAGGCTCAAGCTCACCGCGAACTTTCTGCTACGACGGGATCCACTGATCGCTGGATAGTGGTGGATTCCGATGGCGAGGACTCGTATACATCTGCTGGCGAATGCTTAGGCTTGAAGGAAAGCGACCTGATCGCACTACTTAACCAGTTGCCTTTTGAGAAAATCTTTAC CTCGGCCTTGCGTATTGAAAAATTTCTGGACGACTATATTCTAGAACCGGATATGATCACTGCGCAACAAATGCTCTCCGTGGTAGTTTTTTTATCCCAACTTGTGAAAACAATAGGTGATGGATTGCTGACCTACAATAACGAGCGATATAAGCAACTGGCAAAACGGCTTGGTCGTCTGGTTCAACATACCCTGCAATACGTGTTTGATTACAACGAACTGTTCAT caacaacaacctcTTTAAATCATCAGAGATGTACGAGCGCATCCAAGTGGAATTACAAGCTTTGCTTGTACGCGCCTGCGGCTACATATATCGTACCCGAAACCTTGGCACCTGGCAATATTTTTCCACGTTGCCCTTCGGAACCTTAGATGCAGAGGTGATCTGGcacttattttattatctgaATGTGGGTTTTCCCACGGATTTGGCCAACGATTTAGTGAGCAATGCGGAGGCAGCCTTTCAAGCAGAAGACTTTTGGCGCAAATTCGATCTAGCGAATGCCGATGTGGCACCCGAGGATATGTACTACCTCTTGCAGACCTTCTTTGAGATGGCCAACGAACGAAATCGTTCTAAGGATGCAAGTCTCGTCAAGGCAATCTGCCTGCACATCTTTCACATTGGATATATTAATCAATCTACGAGGGAAATTTGTTATAAAACTGCGCGTGATATGCTAGCCAACTTAGTGGATGAGGATCTGTTTGGTTGTCTGTTAGTTCAGCTAAAGATGCGATACGAAGAAGTAGATCGAGCGGCTTATCTTTTTAAAGCTCTACCTCTGGAAAACTGGCACCCCAGCATGGATAGCTTTGAGGTGCTCTCAAACTGGCTTCTTCACTTTGACTACCAATCTTCGGAGAGTCATTTAGCTCGCTTGATTATCAGTCACTTAAACTGGGGATTGGACTGCGAGGGTCGACTTTTCTTGCCACACAACATACACGTGAGAATGGCTCACCTGGTGAATGAATCTCTGAATAAATACGCTCCGGAGGTTATTGGTGCCTCCGGCATTTCTGAGAGCGTGCGTCAAGTGTCTTCCCTAATTGATTCTACGCAATCGAGTCGAGAGCAGTTTGCGAACTGGTGCTGGCGCATGGTCTCCGTATTGCGGCTTCATCTGATGGACCAAGGAGTGGAGTCGGTAAAGCGCACTCTCCAACATCCCACGGAACCACTACTTTTTATTCCCGAACTGGAACGAATGGATATGATCTTTCAGGGCGTAAATGAAAACAGACCCCTGGCTTTGTATGTGGGTATGTTGGTCAGCCTGCATGGCCATTCTATTCCGCTGATCTGCCAGCATGGATTTAACCTTCTTCAGCAACTGCTTCTGGATCACCGTCACGCGGCCACAATTCGCTGCTTGGAGTTAATTGTACCATTGTTTTTGGAATCGCCAGAAACTCTGGCCAATTGTGAAAG TTTTCAGAGACTTATGACCACACTGCTAAATGCGGATCGTACCTATTTAAAGCTGGCTAAGGACATGGTCTACGCAAATTCAATTGGTCCAATTCTGGAATTATTGGATAACATGTTGCACCATCAGATTATCTCATATACAAA CTATGGTCTTTGTTCGCCGCTTAATTTTCTCAACATCTGGCTCAACTGTTTCACCACATTGCCTGGATGGTCCCAGAACTCCAATTTATTGTATCTTCTTGACAGAATGCTACGTATTTCGTACCAGTTTCCCGACTGCCGTGCTCAGGCAGTTGAATTTTTCTACAATTTTTATAAG GATTGCACAGATTGGAAGTCATCACCTAAGGGCTCAGCTCTAAAAGCTTTCTTCGGCGGACAGTCTGTCTCTCGCATTCCCTTGATCTCACCCCAAAACTGCTGGCTGACTTTGGTGATTCTTGAGATTGAGTTTCGTCTAGTGGACACGCGTATCTTTCCCGAACTTTTGCGACAAATTTCCGGTCAACCTGTGGAAGCAGCTCTCAAAAAAACCATCTCCttaaacaaaaccaacagcTTTCCCGCCAGCCAGCTGGTGATATTCAAATACGCTCAACTACTGGATAGCATGGACAGCACTCACGCTTTATTTCCTATcgtttgccaaaaatttttCGAACTCTATCTGTGGCGAGTGCCGACAGGAAACGAATCACTTAACTTTAGTCACAATTTCGGGGTATCCGACAAGTTTTACGAATACAATGTGCCTTTAATGAAAAGTATTAAGTCCCAACTGAAGTCCGCTGAGTCGTACTATTCTGCACTAGCAACCAAAAACGCCAGTGACGATGCCATGACCCACTTCTATCGAAACTGTTGCAAGCTAATGCAGAACTGCACGCTTTGGCTGGAGGACACTCAAATTAATCGCTTTACCAGTGATGCAGAGCATCTGCCCGCCCAGTATAATTCTGAGAAGCTACGTGAACTGTTAAGTGGTCATGTCAACCACTGGACGGAGTTCCTATGCCTCGCTTCGTTACGCAAGGAGCAACGCCATCAAGCTGATCAGTGGGGCCGAAAAGTGATGCGACTTCCCAACCAAAAGGCTCCCAGGACACCAGTACAACCCAAGCCCCGACAGCCCCCTGCTCAACACATTAAAAGCATGCTAAATAGTTACGAGAAGATGGTGGAGAATCCTGTTTATGTTCGTGTGGAACCTATCAAGACGCCGCCGATCGATGGAAATATTGTTACTCAGATTCAGAAAAAAATGAACACGTTGAACTCAACGGCCAA CAACTACCATTATAAAACGTCCGAGTTAAATTCCCTGAACCTGAACTATTTGGAAAGAGTGCCCACACTATACTCAATGATTCCCTATGAAGACACCAGGCGTAAGGAGTGCACATCCCTGCTCTTCAAGCGAAACTGTACTGCTCCTGCCCTTATAAAACTTACTCCGGAACATATTCGAATCAACGACGTTATATCCCGAAAACAATCGCAGAATCGGGAAAGGCATGATAAAATTATTGAGGATATATTGATGGCCATGAATGTAGACAGTTTTGCTCAAGCCATCGAGGAGTTGGGCGTTTGTGTCGGTGCCCTTATGGTTGCCCCGTTGGAGTCAACAGTTACTCAGATTGGCGTGCAGGTGTTCTACCATATAGTGGATAACCTTAACGAGGTGACAATGAAATTCAAACCAACACATGACCTGTACTTTCAGGTGTTGGAGAAGCTTGGA GTGTATCTGCAAGCAGACCAGACAACCCAGGGATTGAAGGTTCTTCGTCTGGCGCTCAAACGACCAGATCTTTTAGAACTGCTGGCCGGAGTCTTTGTGCCCAGTCGCACTGACGCGGATCACTTTCTGCCCATGTACGAGTTCCTTATTGACTCGCATCTCAAGCACTGCGATACACAGACTCTCTTCGTACTATTCTCAAAATTCGACTTTTTGGGATGGATGGAGACCTATCAGCCAAAACTGAGCGAGATCAATCGTCTGCTTTTGTTGGTCCTGCAGGGACTGGAGGCATGGTCTCAGCCCGATAGCAGTCTGTTACAAGATCTGTTCCGTAGGCATCTAGTTCATATTTTTGGTTACGATTTCCCACAACACTACGGCGAGGTAATGCAGCTCGTTCTGGACCGCACGTCGGATCAAAAACTTATGCCACTTGTTATTTTGGACCTTCTAAACGCTTTGTTTGTCCGCTCCAACTGTCCGGAGTTGTCTTTGGAGCAAAGCGAAGTGCGGGTGCACGAACTTGCCTTGGACTTTGCCCGACGTCAAAAGCTATTTACCCTAAAGGCGGCGACAGACACACTTCTGCTCTTGTCCCGACACTTCCAAAAGGAGCGCCTCCATCATGGACTCCACGGACTGTATCCCAAGCACAAGGATTATTGCCAGGCGCTGGTCCTGTGGTTCACCTCTTTCGGTCATACGCTCCTCGCTTCGGCCATTTGCAACTATCAAGAGCTACTAGCTGATCAAA TTAGCGATATTGTGTTTGGATCTATTGTGGAGACGTACAGCCCTTGGCTTATCCCCTATACCGAAGAGACGGTTAGTGGTGTAGCCCACTGGATTCGCCAGCTGACTCCTGGACAAAGCAAAGTGCTCTTACCATGGAGCGAGCAGCATGTTACCAGCTGCAAACCTATGATCCGTTCATTCGTTGCCACCATATTACAAGTACTGCAGTATCTGCCGTCGTCAAACAAGATTCTGGAGCACGTATTCGCCTGGTACGTGCATCACTTTGCCCAATCCAACACAGCAGGCCACGTGCTGGCGCCCATTCACGAGGGATTGGCTCAATTGCCCTGGGAACGTTTTCTACCACCGGGACAACACGTGGAGTTGCTCTATGATAGCCTGCACAAGTTTCTGCCAGAATCGCACGCCATGCTGGGTCACATATTCATTCGAATTGAATGGAATAATTGGTTTGCCCAGATGCCCCAGTCATTGTCGATTCTCTCCCGACTTTTCACCACTTTCGTGAAGATCGCCTTCGAGCCTAACATTCACATGCACCCCAATACCAGCAAGATTCTAGAGGATGCCATTCATTATCCATGGCATTTGGTGGAATACACtgagctggagcagctgctcaAGTGGTTCGTGGCCAATGTGGAGCCCGCCATTGCCCTTAAGCTCCCAGCCGAAAGTAACTATGCGGACCGCGCTGTTTTGGA ACTCCTTCGCCTGGCTTGTGCCATGTTGCCGGAACGCTCTGCGCAGGATGCTGTTGTTCTGGGTACCGCCAAACGAATGCTCTACACCCGCTCCATGGTTCGCATGCAGCGAGCATGCGGAGCCAAGcaccaaaaactgttagtgaCAAAAGAGGGCGAGCGTGCGTTTAGTAACGCGTTTCTAGAGCTGCTGGATAGCATCAATGGAGCcatcagcagctgcagtgAGCATCGTACAATGGAAGAACAGCGTAGAGAAGCACTCAACCTGATGCTGGAGCTGGTTGCGCCCACTCAGACGCAGAGCCAGGAAGTGTCCAA CATACACATTAAGGCCCTTGTTTGGTGGCAGCAGCGTTGTTCTCCGGGCAACCTGGTCATGTGCTCCACCCTGCCCGCCATCGGTCACCTTAACACATACATCGCCAGCATTTATTCGCTGTTGGAGACCAGTATAGAGAACTACTTTCGCACCTCGCCGGAGAGCGCACCCTGGCACGCGCCCAGCTGGCAAGGTTTATTGGAGGCACTGAGCATGTCGCTGCCGAAACTGGACCTTATGCCGATCATGCAGGGTAGCTACTTCTTCTCCCTGCACGTTTTCGTGGTCTACAAGATGGAGGAGATCGCGACGAATGGCGATAAGGTGACCTTTTTGCAAGACCTCACCCAGCTACTGGAGAATTTGAAAACCAGCCCACTGACAGAACCGCGGATGGCCCTAGTTTGGGGCGTGATCATTGCACGGGGCTGTCAAATTGCGCAGTTCAACCAGCAGGTAAAAAAGCCACTTCACATGCTGGCGAGGCACCTACAGATTGCATCAACTAAGGCAGAAGGCTGGGGTGATGGTCTGCTGGGAGTGATTGGTCTCAAATCTGAGATTATTACCAACAG acGAAAGGTGTTAACTCGTTGCTTGGCTTGCGTGATCTTCTCACTGTTTCCAGCCAATAGGGACCTTCGTTTGCCATCAGAAGAGTACGAGAGTGCGCTCCGGGAGCTATCTATGCTGCTGGCCAACAAGAAGTTCACCGACATCAAGCCCTTGATTGTTCGGGCCGTTAGCCTGCTCAAGGAAACCACATTTCCCGACATCCGGGCCACACCTCATATGGTCTGCCGCCTAATTAGCATCTTCTATGAGGAGAGCTACCTGACGACCATTCCAGAGGTCTGGGACTTTGCCTTCAAGTTAATTGGCACGTAG